Proteins from a single region of Novosphingobium sp. CECT 9465:
- a CDS encoding fatty acid desaturase: MIATETLSPLATSAPAQPALPKGLAGTPDDKDMLRAAVELTRDIATARAAIYWPDMLLSATLGYAALAGAILMENPVYAALSGVVSALALYRALLFIHELTHIHKTALPGFRFAWNLLVGIPMLIPSLMYEGVHTLHHARTRYGTADDPEYLPLALMKPWSLPVFVITALLLPIGLLVRFALLVPLGVIVPPLRRLVWERASSLSINPDFRRRPPEGDFARMVFWQELGASAWAIFVLWWSATHSWRPLLIGLAVLSLTALLNQIRTLVAHLWENEGEAMTVTGQYLDSVNVPPPALLAPLWAPVGLRYHALHHLLPSMPYHSLDEAHRRITAHLGLGSTYQKSNYPGLVPLVGRLARSTMMPR; this comes from the coding sequence ATGATCGCTACCGAAACGCTCAGTCCCCTCGCCACGTCTGCCCCGGCACAACCTGCCTTGCCGAAAGGTCTTGCCGGAACACCTGACGACAAGGACATGCTCCGCGCTGCCGTGGAGCTGACCCGCGATATCGCAACCGCGCGCGCCGCGATCTACTGGCCTGACATGCTCTTGTCCGCAACGCTGGGTTATGCGGCACTTGCGGGCGCGATCCTGATGGAAAACCCCGTCTATGCCGCGCTTTCGGGCGTCGTATCGGCGCTGGCGCTTTATCGTGCGCTGCTGTTCATCCATGAACTGACGCATATTCACAAGACCGCGCTTCCGGGCTTCCGCTTTGCGTGGAATCTGCTGGTCGGTATTCCCATGCTGATCCCGTCGCTGATGTATGAAGGCGTTCACACGCTGCATCATGCGCGCACCCGCTATGGCACCGCGGATGACCCGGAATACCTGCCGCTGGCGCTGATGAAGCCGTGGTCGCTGCCCGTTTTCGTGATCACCGCGCTGCTGCTGCCGATCGGCCTGCTGGTCCGGTTTGCGCTGCTGGTGCCGCTGGGCGTGATCGTTCCGCCCTTGCGCAGGCTGGTGTGGGAGCGCGCCTCCTCCCTATCGATCAACCCCGATTTCCGCCGACGGCCACCTGAAGGCGATTTTGCACGGATGGTATTCTGGCAGGAACTCGGCGCATCGGCCTGGGCAATTTTCGTCCTGTGGTGGAGCGCGACGCATTCCTGGCGCCCGCTGCTGATCGGCCTTGCGGTCCTCTCGCTCACCGCCCTGCTCAACCAGATTCGTACGCTGGTGGCGCACTTGTGGGAGAACGAGGGTGAAGCGATGACCGTGACCGGGCAATATCTCGATTCGGTCAATGTTCCGCCACCGGCCCTGCTGGCGCCGTTGTGGGCACCTGTGGGCCTGCGCTATCACGCATTGCACCACCTGCTGCCGTCGATGCCCTATCATTCGCTGGACGAGGCGCACCGTCGGATCACTGCGCATCTCGGCCTTGGGTCGACTTACCAGAAATCGAATTATCCCGGCCTGGTTCCACTGGTCGGGCGGCTTGCGCGCAGCACGATGATGCCCCGCTAA